TTTTCTTGGATAATACTAATATTTTCCTCCAAATTCCAATTTTTTTGGTCAATTGAAAAAGCGGTAGCCTTAATGGATTCAACTTCTTGCTCTAGAGAAGCAAACTTATCAATTTTTTTAAGCCAACATTTTAAAACAAGCCCAAACAACCTCGTCAATAGAATTCATAGGCCAATCCATTGCCTTAGTCAAGGATAAAGCCTCTAGTTTTGTGACTTTTACTTTAGCCATATGGAGTTGGGTTAGCTGCCATTTTATAATTTGATTTTGGAGACTGTAAGCATGACACACTTCATTCACTTTAAAATTAAGATTGTTGTAGAGATTGCAAGAAGGGGTGAACAAGGGTGAACAAGGGGCTAGGATGGAACACCTAAATTCATTGGAAAATCCTCCGAGGAGAGAGGAAAGAAGTGTTATCAAAGGTAATTATAGTGGGAGGAGGCACATTAGAGGATCCTTCAGAGGAAGGCGACGAGGTAGAGCTAGAGTCATCATCAGAAATCACCTTTGGGGGTTCAAAGACTACTTTCTTTTTTATCATGAGTATCAAAGGGAATGACCTCCTTAGCCAAAGTTTTAGCTATGCATGCCACGCACAAAATAAATAGCTAAATATGAAAGAAATAATAGACATTATGAATATATAAAATATGATAATATgtgtaaatataattaaaatatatgaatatgaataaaatgattaatataaaaaatacaaaatatattcaattacacacaaaattatattatttatcaatatattataatattaaaatattatctcATAATAAATCTAAATCTAAAATTAACTAAAACATAGAAATTTCACTAATAAACATGGAGAAAAGAAGAAAGTTTCTTTCTCTAGAAATAGGTAATTTGAAAATAGTTGAAAGGGATACATAACTACTAGGGTCGAACAAGTAACTTTCCAAACTCGTCTTAGTCTGAAGTCAGTAAAGTGTTAAAAGTCTAGATAAGGACTGTATCCGTGTAAACCAAGTATTAAACAACACAATAGTTTACTTTGGCGGTATCTCAAATGATGAATTTTCTGCAATCCCAACGGCTCTGCAATACCAACCAGGAAAAGTATTGAATCAGATTAGTTAAAAAGTACAAATTTAGTAAATGACGAGAGGTGACACACGAATGTCATTTTGCTGGCGCACTATACAAATGAAATAATAAGAACTGGTCTCCTCAAGAATGTGTCTTTAGCATCTTCCGCGTAGTTAATTTTGAGACCAAGTCTAACCTAAAACCAGTTGCCTATAAATTTTCTACACCAGTTGTAGTATCCTTCAGGGAAATCTTTCTTTCAAAGCTTTAGAATTGTATGATTAGGCCGCCATGGAGCAGGCGAAAAAGACAAGGAGTGGAAACAAAACGGGGATCACAGGTTCGAGACCCACCCCTCTCAAGGTTTCCAAGGACTCTCACAACTGTACAAAGATTAAACCTGTGATTATATACCTTCGATCTCCTGAAGTTATACACACGCAGCCTAAAGATTTCAAGGCGCTTGTGCAGCGACTCACAGGCTCCTCCTCCTCTTGTACTCAACACAGGGAGGATTTCAGTGCTCTTCAAACAAATACTTCGGTTTTCTGTTCTTTGGAAAATAAAGAGACGACCCACCAACTCCAAGCCACCCCTCCGCCGCCAGACGTATGGCCTATTAATGATTGCCTTTCTCAACTGATTTCTCCGCCATGGAATTCCTTTGCAGAAGACTTGGATTTGGACATGCTTTGGGATTCATAGCTACGTTTTTTCTCAGCTATTTTACTTCCCGTTACAGCGAATTACAGCTTTTCAATTACCTCTGTGATGTGGGCAATAGTCAGTACGTTTCCCTCTAACGCTCCTGTGTtactggtcaatgcacaaatttctGCTTCATTTTTTCGTAGACAAAGTATATGGTGACCCATTAATGTCATCTTTTGAATAATCAAGCCTGTACATTGGCATTTTCTACAAGGCTCTTTTTTCCCTCAACTTACTTAATTCAGTGACTGTCCTTTTTCATACTTTTAAAATGTATTATATATACTAACAGAAAAGTATTTTAtgatataaaattataatttttattttaaatttgataattATTTACATGTCAATATTTGATAATTAGTATAAAAAATGAATacagaaaaaataaataatgtagCACTAAAATCTATTGTTATGATATTAAATTTAACATTAATTATGTTATTTACACTAACAATAATTTACTAGCAAtcgcatcttggtgtgcaatgggtacgccgaagagGTGTAGAAAGTCAgttatgaaaattttgagtttaCGTTTTGTATACATTTGTGCACTGTATGAGTTCAATCAATAGGCCATTTagtaaatgatgttgtttgtgcaatatAGATCTTAATGGAGAAGTGTTAATTATGCATCCACTTAGAAGTGTCTAAACATGACTAAAAAAACCTTTGAATGGGAAATATAATCAAGATCCATTAGctataggctcatgttatgt
The nucleotide sequence above comes from Cryptomeria japonica chromosome 11, Sugi_1.0, whole genome shotgun sequence. Encoded proteins:
- the LOC131073595 gene encoding uncharacterized protein LOC131073595; amino-acid sequence: MEQAKKTRSGNKTGITGSRPTPLKVSKDSHNCTKIKPVIIYLRSPEVIHTQPKDFKALVQRLTGSSSSCTQHREDFSALQTNTSVFCSLENKETTHQLQATPPPPDVWPINDCLSQLISPPWNSFAEDLDLDMLWDS